The Salvelinus sp. IW2-2015 unplaced genomic scaffold, ASM291031v2 Un_scaffold5694, whole genome shotgun sequence genome segment TACAATTTCTTCTTTCGGAGGACCAATCAGAATGTCAGATATTGTGCGGTCCACGTTTCTTTATTTTGCTCGTACATGCGCACTTCATTTCGAAAATGGCGGCTGTGCAAGATGGTCAGCACAATCTGGAGGTCGAAAAAgacataaaaacagaaataacaaaCGATGGGTCTGGAAATATCAATGCAAACTCTTCGTCACCCGGTTCTACGTCTTCGGGCGGTAAATCGAAATCTCCTGCGGGATCGGGTGAAGATCAACAGACACTGCTCGCGGTGTTGCAATTTCTCAAGAGGAATAAATTGACCGAGTCGGTCGATATTTTGCGGCGAGAAGCGGGCTTATCTGCAGATGCAGATGATTCCCCGGTATCCGAGTCGGCAGGAGCTGGATCGGGTGGCGTCCCAAATGTCGGTGCTGATGGGGGGGATGCCAACTCTCTCCTCAGCCGAGTGTCAATCGCCACCCCCGTCGCACCCCCGGCCACCGCACCCCCAAAAGGTCTCGTGCGATCACATTCAAAAGTCATGCGTTTGTTTTTATttgccttgttagctagctacccagctAAGATACCAAATACATCATTATAACTTGCATATTCACAAGGGCATGCAATGCAATTGATTTGTTATTGCCAGTTGGCTTACTGTTGAATGAATGAGACACGAGAGAGCTTGACAGGCAGTCCTGAAACTGCTGTTTGTTCCTCACACTGTTGCTGGTAGATGTATGAAAACAGTTKTTGCGATAAgaccatagccgcgggaagtaggggtgctgagtgtgtgcagcaccccctgaaaaaaacagaataaaaaaaaatatatttagtaatgcaaaatagttatatttttggaCAAAATTATTTTCTAGTATAATGCGGACTGATATAGAGGTTTGTTACCGTGAATCACATTTTTTTCTCCAGCATCTCTGCTTTGGTYAAAAAAGGTAGTTGTTTAATTAAGAGCAGTATCTTGCAgaattcaatagttggaattgtaagagttgttgccctgtccctttctctgcgattgccattctaatggaatccagaaagaacaaaccctgtcctcaaacatttacatcaaaatgtggaaagttatgggcaaagacacaaaacatccagaTCAAATMTAATATTTTTCTTGaccaaataaaatagaaaaaacacaatttaccATCCTTARaaaccacttaatgtaaatgtacattactgtattgtacataggctggtcatctaggtttgtacctgtagactttccatcaccatggagaacaacaatgcacaatacagtaattgagtacattgagacaccAAGTGGTTTctgatgatgtggctcagttggtagatcaaTGCTAGGATTGTGGGTTGGATTCCCATGGGgggccagtatgaaaatgtatgaaaaagttgctctggataagaacgtctacttaaaaggaatgaatagaccatttcagttttcacatagtAATAAGTTGCATTTCTttagtatttcaagaaactggaaaacatatcaagcaagtattttttaGTTCCAAAGTtaacagataattatcagactcaggTGACAAATGCaggtaaacactcaaatacatttagcttctgttttacaaaagtagtgcactgggcctttactagtcgcAGGACCCCAACCCCAAACTACTATGGATAAGACCAATAGGTATATTACTATTAGTTGCTACTTCAATATATTTCATTCTTCTAACAACTACTACTTGTGCTCTttacagtggtggcagcatcaggtggGGAAGACCAACCAGACGTCAACGTTGTCTTGTCGGCCTTAGCCAGCAGGGGGACCCTGTCCTGTACCCACTCTACTATAACGGCCTGAAGAAGTTTTATTGAGTCTGTCCTGGACTGCCACAGAGCTGAACTCTCCCAGGTCTTCTACCCACTGTTTGTCCACATGTACCTGGAGCTGGTCTACAACAACCACGAGAATGAGGCTAAACAGTTTTTTGAAAAGTAAGTGTTGTGGACTGGTAGTGTTGTTGCTTCCCTTGTAGCGTCTCCAAAGTTCCTGCCTGTCAAGCACATGTCTTATTGATTTTAGGTCCAACTGGTGTATTGATTTGTCAGGGACTTTTATGAGTTCCACAATCAAATGGGAAACAACCTGTTCTATTTGTACTGCCTTAACTTAGTGTAATGTGACACTATGCATGCTTTATTTAGATTTTAGATCCACTGACTCttctcctgctgtctctccctgCCTCAGGTTCAGCGGTGACCAGGAGTGTTACTACGAGGAGGACCTCCGCATCCTCTCGAGCATGTCCAAGAAGGAACACATGAAGGGAAATGAGACCATGCTGGACTTCAGGACCAGCAAGTTTGTCCTCCGCATCTCCCGAGACTCCTACCAGGTAAGTAGCCTTGGTGGCCACAACTTCAAATCCCAGCACTGACTGGGGGGGGACCAGAAATGTCAAGGTCTCTGTGGCAGTTGACAATAACGTATCATATGTTATCTTACCAGCTGCTGAAGAGGCACCTGCAGGAACGTCAGAACAACCAGATCTGGAAATTTATACAGGAACATCTCTATATTGATATCTTTGACGGGATGCCTCGGAGTAAAAGTCAGATTGATGCATGTCGGGCAGTCTGGCTGGGGAGGGCAAGAGAGATGCCAACAAAGCcaaggtgggtgtgtgtgtgtgtatgggggaggGGGTGTTGTCAGTGTGAGTGATGCTGAAGCAAAAATCTGTAATAGCTGGTTTGTTTTAAGTGATAGTGTTATCAATGTGTGTGGAGCAAGCCAGTGAGCAATACTTTTTCATTTTAGATATGCATTACTGTATTTGCTGATTGAGAGGTTAAAACTATCTGTACTGACTACACTTACTGTACCACTCCTGGCTGTTGTGCAGGTGTTCTATGGTCTTCTGAAGGAGCCAGAGATCGAGGTACCTCGGACGATGAGGATGAGGAAGCAGAGAATGAGGAGGGCAAACCCAAGAAGAGAGAAACCTAAGAAGGACAGCATGGGCTCCAAGAGCAAGAAACAGGACCCCAACGCACCCCAACAAGCTAGGTATGTCACCACTGACACATTTCTTTAGTTAGGGGTTGTTTTCCTTAGTGCACACACCCTAGCGAACCGTTTTGCTAGGGGAAAGGAAAATGTTTATTTCTTATTGGACCAGTCCAGGTagtccctgtttcagtcagttttcatttggtgcctaatgaacacagcccAGATTTCCTTATGTTTCAGAGACCACGAACAACATTGTTACTCTATTCTGCACTAGAGTTAGCCACGAAGCTTGTTAGCATTTGCAGTCCCTCCCAATTGAAACAACTGTTACTCGCTGACTATGACTTATGAATGATGTATAAATTGACCTGTTAATTTTTAATATCCAAGAATCCCCCTCCCCGAGCTGAAGGACTCTGACAAGCTGGACAAGATCATGAACATGAAGGAGGCACTAGAAGATCCGTCTGGGCCCAGACAACCTACCTCCATCTGTTTCTACTCCTTCCTCAACGCTTACCAGGTCAGCCAGGCTTGGATATGGATTTTGAATGTGGAATTTAACTTTATTAGTATTCAAGTATAACTTGATTTAATGTTGACAAAAccttattcatatttttgtgaTGAGCTCAGTGTTATCAAcgtgaagcttctaaagcatcaTTATTTAATATTGGGAATAAAACTTTTATTCACAGTATTACCCAAAAatgcagtaacatacagtattctGTCTTGACCTTTGACCTGAAGGGTCTGACAGCGGTGGACTTCACAGATGACTCCAGTCTGATCGGGGGGGCTTCGCTGACTCCACCGTTAGGGTGTggagcgtcacacccaagaaacTACGCCGGGTCAAATCTGCAGCAGGTAATGACAACGGTGACCACAGAGATAATATACAATACATCATACACACATCGAAACACATGTTATAACCAAGGCTGAAAGTAGCATTCCACAATCCATCTATAACCATTGTTGAACTTGAGATCATAAGCTTGCACATAAATTGATAGTAACCACGACTTTaaatctgctccctctctctctcatctccctgtaGACCTGAGTAATATTGATAAAGAGTCTGATGACGTGTTGGAGAGGATAATGGATGAGAAGACGGCCAGTGAGTCTAAGATCCTGTACGGACACAGTGGACCAGTATACGGCATCAGCTTCAGCCCTGACAGGTAAGATGTTATAAAGTGATCATTGGGAGGACACTTTCCCAAACTCAATTAAACCTGGTCTCGGACTATGAAGAATGCTCAATGGAGAATGTctaaggtaggggcgtggaacTGATTTTGCCCCGGGGGCGGATTCGGTCTTCAATGAGGTCTGGAAGGCCGCACTGAAGCTGTCTTATTTCCTTGCGTCAAATGTCTTCTAAAAAGGAGTCCACTATACATCGTTAATCGGAATTTTTAGTGCTCTGGTCTAAGGGCTTTTTAGTCGCAGGACTATAATTAACTGTGTGTGGAAAACTGGACCTGGGTGTTATATGTAGTGTGGCGTATGGGACTAATGTTAAAGAGGAGGCAAGGATACATAGTTTGAATTAAATTGACTTCATGAGATTTGAAACACTAGAGTTACTGTCTTTTCTAGTGTTCTTATTTCTATGGTTAACTTCAATTCTCCTCTAATCATGTATTTTGGAACTACTTGTTGTCCAGTTCTGAGGAGGTACGGTCAGACTGTGGAGTCTGCAGACGTTCACCTGTCTGGTGGGGTAATAAGGACACAACTACCCTGTCTGGGACACTCAGTTCTCACCCTATGGTTACTACTTTATCTCTGGGGACATGACCGAGTCGCTCGGTAAGAACCTTATTAATACCTAATGTTCCATTTGTTTCAATGCAATTGATGAAGTCATTCTTTGGGCCTGTTTCCTGGACTGagaaggatgttcaatggaaattCTCTATTGAAAGGGCTTTCAAGGCTTAATTTATGTCTAGAGAAAAGCCTGACTGtaatttggttttgtttacctgatgGGTCACAAGAAACAGTCACTGGTCTTTTTGAGGTTTTGCGTTGTCTTCTTCCGCAGTCTGTGGGCGACTGACCACTACCAGCCCCTGCGTATGTTCGCTGGTCACCTGGCTGAATCACGTGCACCCGCTTCACCCTAACGCCAACTACGTGGCCACGGGTCAGCTGACCGTACCATCCGCCTCTGGGACGTCCTGACTGGCAACTGTGTCCGCATCCTCACGGGTCACAAGGTACGAAGAGTTCAAGGTCTAGGGAACCTGGTGATCTGTTCTCTCCCAATAGAATGTGTATAGGATGGTTTGTTGTTCAAGGTCTGTTTAGTAGGCATGAAATGGGAGACAACACCTTGAAAGGGAGGAGGAACAACCTGAATTCATTTTTTCCCACAACCCTGAGTAACATGTCTTTTTGTACAAATGTATGATTTAAAATAAACTTGTTGCGTGATGTTACTGAACCTCCATCTCAATAAACCGGTTTGGTTCCCAGGGCCCCATTCATTCTCTGGCCTTCTCCCCAATGGGAAGTTCATGGCCTCGGGAGCAACTGACAGCAGGGTTCTACTGTGGGATGTTGGTCAGGCCTGATGGTCGGAGAGCTGAAGGGACATACTGACCCATCTACGCCCTCAAGTTCAGCAGGGACGGAGAGATACTAGCCTCAGGTTGTGTCCCTTTAGTCTAACTGGCTGTATACGCCTTCACACTACTGGCCTTTGTGCTGGGCCTGAGTCATGCCAGCGTATGGTTTAGGGGATATTGGGTCTACAAGAAATGTATGCTTGTAGTTTTCACCACTCACTATTAATATTTTCCAGGCTCAATGGATAACACTGTTAAACTGTGGGATACACTGAAGGCCTTTGATGATGTGGAGCTGGATGCTTAACCGCGGCAACAGGTCCACATCCATCTACCAGAGAACTCCCAGGAGCTGTTGCTAGGCACCTACATGACCAAGTCCACCCCTGTCATTCACCTGCACTTCACCCGCAGGAACCTACTGCTGGCTGCAGGGGCCTACAACCCATGAGGATGTTCAGAGAACCCCCTGCTAAAAAAGAGGAACTAGGGTTGTGTGATGAGAAATTACAAAAGTCATATCCAACCACAGTTAGACAGTGGAACAAAGCAAAATGCCCAACCAGTTGAATCGGCTAACTGAAGTTTGTCTGATGCAGACCTAAGGACCATGGTTGTTCCAAAAGCTGCAGCATCATCATcaagctgatctaggatctgatTGAGCCTACCCAGCCTAAAATGGCTCTGGGGTGGAATTGCCCCTAGATACAGATCCAGGATAAGCTTGTCCTCACAAAACTGACCCAGGACCAGTGTCTAGGTGCAACGTCACCCTACTCCTCTAAAGAGTGCCATTACTAGCCTATTAAAAGAGACAATGTTTTTTTCACTGCCACAAACACAGTTTTATGTGGCTGTCATGCTATATATAGTATTTTATAATGGTGCATATTgtgtaaataaaacacttttttaatAACTTGGTGGGTTKAATTTTACATAGTTTTTATTGTTAATAACACGGTGATGCCAAATAATATGGCCTTATTTCTTACAAGCACATCCAGCTGTCGCCAAACTTCCGACCACTATACTACAGAACAGCCAGGACACCTGTGGGGAAACAAGAACACATGGGAAATATACAGTTAGCTTTCCACCAGGCAGAAACATTTATTGTCCATACAAAGACTCCTGATTATAGTCAAATACACATTTCTGAATTAAACAGTGCAGTCTTAACACAATTATTAAATGGTACGTTTGCTAGACAAAATGGGTACGAGAAACTGACTGTATCCTATACAATACACTCACATCACTTTGCCGTGACAGCCGCCTGTTTCTTGGGCTTCAACTTGAAGAAGAGGGCAATGGTGGCTATGCTTGCATATGTGAGCAAGACACACTGTGGACAGAATAGTACAAGTGTGACTTTTCTGAGAATGTGAACTGGTTGTACACCATCTTGCACAGTAATTCATGCATGAACTTACGTTCCTCCTGCCTGTGATTGTGTATGCATTGAAGTACTTGGCAAAACCAGTAAACTGGTGACTAGTTCCTGCGTCGTGTCCGCCCATGTTGGATAGTAGCTGGTCCCGAGAGAAATAGATTACTCAGTCAATTACAATGCATTGATAATAGGAGGATTACAGAGGGAAAGTAAAAAGTAATGCCAACCACAAATTATGGACTGGCCTATTTCTAACACCCATGCGCAAGACGTTTATCAGTACTTATTGGACTGGGGGGAAAAATGATTACTCAAGACAACTTGCCTGTCAAACATTGAAGCTGAGTAGCTCTAGTTGACAAGCCTGACGGCCTGCAAGCCAGGCAGCTTCTTCCCACAACAGTGGAAACAAATgggctaacgtaacgttagctagttacagtaATTATATAATGTAATTGTGTGGTTCCATTCAACCCAAAGCGGACTGCTATATTTGTGTGGGTATTGCTTGTTAGCTGGTTCACTTTCATTCAAAAACAGTAGTTGGccagcagtagctagctagctaccgctaGAGGTTAACGTTCGCAAACAATCTGGCTTGTCttgagctaacgttagcaataTTGGCTAGCAAAATTAGTTGGTACTGACAAACAACTAAACTGGCATTTTAGAGACACCACAAGCAACAGCGTCCTGGACAACGCTGTTATAAAACGTAGGTCAATTAATAAAGATAGATGTTATATTGATTGTCACTATTCTTACCTTCAACACACCCTTGTGCACGGAATTGAACAAGTGCCCTTCAACGAGAGAGGCCGAAATGCTAAAAGTATCAGGAAATCCCGCCTACTCTCTACAGCGCATGTTCANNNNNNNNNNNNNNNNNNNNNNNNNNNNNNNNNNNNNNNNNNNNNNNNNNNNNNNNNNNNNNNNNNNNNNNNNNNNNNNNNNNNNNNNNNNNNNNNNNNNNNNNNNNNNNNNNNNNNNNNNNNNNNNNNNNNNNNNNNNNNNNNNNNNNNNNNNNNNNNNNNNNNNNNNNNNNNNNNNNNNNNNNNNNNNNNNNNNNNNNNNNNNNNNNNNNNNNNNNNNNNNNNNNNNNNNNNNNNNNNNNNNNNNNNNNNNNNNNNNNNNNNNNNNNNNNNNNNNNNNNNNNNNNNNNNNNNNNNNNNNNNNNNNNNNNNNNNNNNNNNNNNNNNNNNNNNNNNNNNNNNNNNNNNNNNNNNNNNNNNNNNNNNNNNNNNNNNNNNNNNNNNNNNNNNNNNNNNNNNNNNNNNNNNNNNNNNNNNNNNNNNNNNNNNNNNNNNNNNNNNNNNNNNNNNNNNNNNNNNNNNNNNNNNNNNNNNNNNNNNNNNNNNNNNNNNNNNNNNNNNNNNNNNNNNNNNNNNNNNNNNNNNNNNNNNNNNNNNNNNNNNNNNNNNNNNNNNNNNNNNNNNNNNNNNNNNNNNNNNNNNNNNNNNNNNNNNNNNNNNNNNGCTAGCGCCAGAGGTTAACGTTCGCAAACAATCTGGCTTGTCTTGAGCTACCTCGCTAACGTTAGCAATATTGGCTAGCAAGATTAGTTGGTACTGACAAACAACTAAACTGGCATTTTAGAGACACCACAAGTAACAGCGTCCTGGACAACGCTGTTATAAAACATAGGGAAATGAATAAAGRTAGATGTTATAATGATTGTCACTATTCTTACCTTCAACACACGACCCTTGTGCACGGAATTGAACAAGTGCCCTTCAACGAGAGAGGCCGAAATGCTAAAAGTATCAGGAAATCCCGCCTACTCTCTACAGCGCATGTTCAGTGGTTAGTACTTAGTGAACCAATGTTTGTGGACGAAGCTAACGTCAGTCAATTAATAACCCCGCCTTTTAAAGTAAAATTGGACAGTGACAGGTGTGTTGAAACGTCAATCACTTGAAAGATGGACGTGAATGGACAATTAGCGAAACGCCCACTGAAGTCCGTTTCCGGTTTGAAAACATGGCGTGCTTCTGATCCACACATGTGAGCTTGCATACCAACGTCTGAACTGGATATTTAAAAGAAAAAGGTAGAGTTTGCTGGTGGATGTTACATTTGTATAAACATGTACAATCGAGGATAACGTTGGCACGTATTgattgttgtatttttttgttttaaccgATTGTCTGGTTTGTATAGCCTGCATGCTAACGGACTGTAgcttactagctaacgttagcaatgcTGCTGATGTTTTGGGATGTGCTAGTGGGGATGTAGCTACCTAGCAAGCCATCAAGATTCTAGCTAAATATTTTGTGAAGCAGAAGGTAAATAATACACTCAATGTGCATGTAGCAATGCCAAAGTGTTCACAATCAAAAGCTTTATCATAGGTGTATTAGAAATAGTCGATATGTGAAACTGTACAATCATACATTGCTTAACatgtgcagtggtgtaaaaatagtTTTAAGTACtaattaagtcgtttttttgggtatctgtactttactttagtattcatatttttgactatatttctaaagaaaataatgtacgttttactccatacattttccctgacacccaaaagtagaaattacattttgaatgcttagcaagacaggacaattgtccaattcacttatcaagagaacatccctggtaatccctactgcctcagatctggcagactcactaaacacaaatgcttcgtttgtaaattatgtctgagtgttgaactgtgctcATGGCTATCCTaataaaaacaagaacattgtgtcgtctgatttgcttaatataagcaattttaaatgatttatacttctaattttgatacttaagtacatttaacaCCCaatactttagacttttactctagtcgtattttacagggtgactaacttttacttgagtcaatttctttaaaggtatctttacttttactcaagtatgaaaactgggtgctttttccaccactggcatgTGTTCTAAAAGAGTCCTTGTCGCCCCCTTTCCTCTCTGATTGATAACATTCCCCGTGTAATTTGTCTCTGTAGACCTTTAAATCAGTAAACAACCATGGCATCAATGGAGGAGGACTTCCCTCGTGGAGGTAAAACCAAGCAGACCACTGAAAGTAAAGCAGAACCTGTGAGAAGGCATACAGAAGTGGACAATCTGTtcgaggtaaaaaaaaaaaacgagtcTTGTCAATCATCAATGTGATATACGAACCTTATTGTAGTTTTAGCTCAAATTAGCTCTGGTCCAGAGATTCGTTCGCGACAGTGCAGCCGACTGACACTCTGGCGACAGTGCAACCGACtgacaccctggaccagagctaagcTCAAATGTGCATTTCAAACAGTATTCTGTCCCAGTAAAGATACTATTGTGGTTGACTCTGTCAGACACATAAACCAGAAGAATCCAAGAAAAGGAAGGGACAGAAAGAGGATGCCTTGAAGAAAGCTAAGAGGCAAAAGACGAGCAAAGAGGAGGCTCTGAAGCTCAATACAACAACCTCTGTAGATATCCTACAGTTAAAAGTAAGTTCAATCAACAACATACtttttaacattttatatttCTCTGCCATCTCATTTCCTTTGCACACCCTTTGAATGTGCTCTGAACCTGGGTCATGCTCATAAGGGCACAACGTTGCATTTTTTTAAAGGTTGTGTAACAGGGAAAGGGGTAAAAAAGCATttattattggacaagtccaggaaGTCCCTCTATGTTTCagtacattttcttctgtttgaaTACTAATGAACAcaatcctgttttttttttaccccKAGAGCCTGAAGGTGGGTACCCTACTGCTGGGCTGTGTGAAGGAGGTGGCAGATTTTGAGGTGACGATTAACCTGCCCAGCGGCCTTTTGGGATACCTGAACATTTCCAATATCTCGGACTCGTACACCAAGATACTGAGTGACCACCTGGACTCTGCTTCTTCAGAGGTAACACATTTAATGTAACTCCTACCGAGGGGATTGTTCTGTCTTATYTAGGTAAAAGGCTATGCACTTGTTTTTGAGATGTCTAARAAGGCAGATCTAAGGGCATGTCTACACTTGACACATAGATGCTACTTCTGTTATCAGAATACGATAATCACTGAAAAGACAATTCTAGGCGCACAAAAGTCGCATTGGGTTCATATAAGGCTGATCACCTCAGGGACGCATTGTGTGCAGATTTCTCCTGAGTCTGGACGCTATCAGGCTACTgaagtctttagaaacttgttttttGGGAGCGAGAGCCATCTTTTCATTATACTGTTGTGGGGGAAACYCGTTCTTAGTGTGTGAGGAATGTGTTTGCTGGCTTCATAAATGCAATCCAGCTGGCTAATATtttgaaaaacacaattttgtTTGGCTAGAGTTACAGKGATGGTTATGCTAACCCCTTTAGCTTTCtgagctggctggctagctacaggGGCTAGTTGACTAGTTACAGTATTTTGTGCTATTATCATCTTTTGCCTATGCCACCGTTTGCAGAATGCTTACTGCATTTGAATATAGCGTGGGAAAGGGAATCCGGACACTGTAGACATATTTAAATGTAGTGTAGATGCATGATCAAAACTCTTGATCAGATACAAAAACTGAATTAACTGTAGTCTACACACGGCCTGAGAGGTCTTATCCTCGTATTACACAATATTTAGAAGAACTGTGCTCTTGAGTTCAAAAAACGTATACAGCTCTAATTCTTTTATTTTTTGCTTGGTGCACCGGGGCTCCCGACCTCACGGAGTTCAGAGAAGATGCTGATACTGTACGAATGAGGTGTGAACAACACAACTAATGGATCCACTTTGCTCTTTCGCTCCAGGAGatcttctctctccccagtctcttCTCCCCGGGCATGCTGGTCAGGTGTGTGGTAGCCAGGTTGGACACTGCCAAAGGAGGATCGGTCACCATTCAGCTGTCAATCAACCCAAAGAGGTCAACAAGGGCTTGAGTACTGGCTCTCTGAAGGCTGGCTTGGTGAGTCAACACCTACAGTATACGTGATATAGTACAATTAAAAACAGGATCTGGGCCCGTGATATCCTCTTCCGTGATGATACGATGACGAGACGGAACGGGGCACGTCTGTCTCGGGGGGGTCACTGAGTCAGGGTCACGTTTTGTGTCTCTGGGTTCAGTTCCCAGAGCAGTGTGTCTTCAGTTGAAGACAGAGACATTTGTCTTAAGATGAGCTAGAAAATAAAAGAAAATTGTGATGTCCTGTTTATGATTTGAGTCATGTTTTAGGCTTCGACTGATGTTTCACGTTTTTGTTTCAGATCCTGAGTGGTTGTGTGGAGAGTATTGAGGATCACGGCTACCTGGTTGACCTCGGTATCAAGGGAACAAGGCCTTCCTGCCCAAGCAGGCAGCCAAAGACAAAACGAATAGTCCAAAGGTATCTAAAGAGTCCCCTTTCACATCAAATGTAATACACATTCCATTCATGTCACACTGTTAGTTTCTTCAGAAGTCTGATACATTTCTTCAATGTACTCTGCAGAGTAAAAAATTAGTAATGTGTTATTAACTGTTGAATGTGACTtttctgggtc includes the following:
- the atp5md gene encoding ATP synthase membrane subunit K, mitochondrial, producing MGGHDAGTSHQFTGFAKYFNAYTITGRRNCVLLTYASIATIALFFKLKPKKQAAVTAK